The DNA segment TGGAACGACAGGTTCCGCGATACGGCACGCACCTTCTGGCTGTCCGAAGCCGAGCAGACCCAAGGCAACACCATCGGCATGCAGGAGATGGCCACACGCCTGTGCGGTTCGGCCGATCTGTTCGCCACGGACCCGGGGCGCGGCGCAACCGCCTCCGTGAATTTCGTGGCATGCCACGACGGCTTCACGCTTCACGACCTGACCATGTACTCGCATAAGCACAACGAGGCCAATGGCGAAAACAACCACGACGGGTCGAACATGAACCGTTCGAACAACTTCGGAGTGGAAGGCCCCAGCGACGACCCCGTCATCATGTCCAAACGAGAACGCGCCGCGCAGAATCTGCTCGGCATGGTGCTGCTCTCGCTCGGCACGCCGATGATTCTCGCCGGCGACGAGTTCGGCAACACTCAGAACGGCAACAACAACGCCTACTGTCAGGACAACGACATCACCTGGCTGACATGGGATTGGCTGTATCACAGCACCAAAACACCGGAAACGCACCGCCTGGAATCCGTTTCCAAGCTCATCTCCATCCGCAAATCGTTGGATTTGTACCATCATGAGGATTTCTTCACCAGGCTCAGCCAAATCGGGCTGTTGAAGCCATCGAGCCGCGTGCAATGGTTCCTGCCGAACGGCACAACGCCGAAGGAGCAGGATTGGTTCGACAAAAGCATCCGCAGCTTCGCGATGCGTCTGTTGTCCCTCAACGAGCTCGATGTGATCCTGCTGATCAACGGGGAACGCAAGGATATGCAGTTCCATCTGCCTACCGATACCGAATGGCAACCGCTCTGGTGCTCCGCCGAAACCACCGGTGCCCGCCCTGCCAAGGGAACGAACGTGGAAAAGGTGGATCTATCCAACGAGGATTCCACCTGGACGCATTTCGTGCCAAAAGACACCCGCATCGGGCAGGTGATTCAGACCGTGCAATCCGAACAGGACGATGCCGAACAGCAGCCGGCCGCCAAACCGTATGCGCGTACCGAAGACATCACCGATACCGTCACATTGCCCGGGCTGACAGGTAAAACGCGCGTATACCGCCTTCTGGCCCACAGTGCGGTGCAGCAACGCATATTGCAGGCGCATCGTCACAGCAAGCCCGCCGATAACAAACAGACCGATAGCAGTACGTCAGCGACGAACGCGAATATATGGACGGTGCCGTCCATGAGCATCACGATCATGCGCCAGACCGACTTCGCCTAACTGCTTGCATGCAATCGCATACGGGGCCGGTGCCTTCTACGTTTCCTCAGGGGAGGAACGGGAAAACACCGGCCCCGTACGATATGGATGCCCGATATAGGTGCTGATGGCCGCGGACGTCCAACTGGCAGGCAAGATACAGGCACTTTCAGGCACTCAGCGCCCAAATATGCGAGGAACCCCTCGAAGGGCTTCCTTCGAGGGGTTCCTGCCGATAAGCGAAATCAACGCTTGGAGAACTGCGGTGCACGACGTGCCTTGTGCAGACCGGCCTTCTTGCGCTCCACGACGCGAGCGTCGCGGGTCAGGAAGCCAGCCTTCTTCAGGGTGGCGCGGTTGGCATCGCGGTCGATGGCGTTCAGGGCGCGAGCCACGCCGAGACGGATGGCGCCGGCCTGACCGGTGGTGCCGCCGCCGTCAACGAGGACGATTGCGTCGAACTTGCCTTCGAGCTTGAGCAGGACGATCGGGGAGTTGACCTCACGCTGCAGCAGCTTGGAGGGGAAGTACTCCTCCAGGGTGCGACCGTTGATGGTCCACTTGCCGGTGCCGGGAACCAGACGCACGCGGGCGACGGCTTCCTTACGACGACCGGTGCCGTAGCCCGGCTCGATCGCGGAGGTACCGGTGCCAGCACCTGCATTGGTCTCGGTGGTGTAGCTGGTGAGCTCCTCTTCGGTTTCCTGAACCGCGGAGTTGTTGGTGTTTTCAGCCATGTTCTCTATCTCCCTTCGGTTCACTTAGCCTGCTGAGAAACCTGAGCGATCTCAAAGACCTGCGGCTTCTGCGGGGTGTGCGGATGCTCTTCGCCGGCGAAGACGTGCAGACGACCAAGCTGCACCTTGGCGAGCTTGTTCTTCGGCAGCATGCCCTTGACGGCGCTGGTGATGATGCGCTCCGGGTTGTTCTCGAGCAGCTGCGCGTAGGTATCGCGACGCAGGCCACCCGGGCGACCGGAGTGCTTGTACAGTTCCTTGCCCAGCTTGTTGCCGGTCAGCGCCACCTTGGCGGCGTTGATCACGATCACGTGATTGCCGGAATCAGCGTGGGGAGCGTAAGTCGGCTTGTTCTTGCCGCGCAGAAGGGTTGCAACCTGAGACGAGAGACGGCCCAGCACCACGTCGGTGGCGTCAACGATGTACCACTCATGGCTCAGATCGGCGGGCTTCGGAGTGAAAGTCTTCACTGTTCTACCTTTTCTATATATTGTGTTCCGGGTTTTGACGTTCCTTATACGCTTGGTTAGGGCGTAACCGGAAAATCTCCACCTCATTATCCGTGGGCTCCCTGAAAGTCCTCGATTGCGAGTGGGAATGCGCTTTGAAGGACCCCTTAGGGAAACACAACAACTCACTAGTGTATTGGCCAGGCTTGACATACAACCGACACACGCGAAGACAAAAGAACGCGCACGTGCCAAGCCTCTGCCGAGGCCTTGGAAACGTACGCGTTCTCGTGAAATATCGACGCTGAAGATTACTTTTCGTTGCGCATGATGGCGGCGAGTTCCTTGACATCGGCGCGATCGAACATGGTATCCAGCAGCACGGTGTTGCCCTCGGCATCCGCAAGCGGAACACGCCAGTTCGGATACTCGTTGTTGGTGCCGGGCTGGTTCTGCGTACGCTTCTCCCCGACCGCGTCGGTGATCGATGCGGCAAGCAGCTTGCACGGCGAACCGTTCAGCGCACGGTACTGCGCTGCGATGATGTCCTTTTCATGCTCTTCGCGGTGATCGGCGATCTCCTTGTCGATATAGCCGTTATTGAGCAGCATCGTGATCATGGCGTTCTGCTCGGCCATCGCGGAACGCTCGAAGTCTTCCTTCGGTCCTTCCAGCAGGCCAAGACGCTCACGCAACTTGACGTGCTCCAGCTCAAGATAGCCGGCTGCCGGCGGCAGATCATGCGTATTGACCGAGGCCAAGGCGTATTCGCGCCAATCGGCGGGGGAACGGAACGTGCCGTCGAACTGTTCGAACCACTCCACAGCACAGCCCAGCAGGCCATGGGAGGATAGCGAACTCGCCACATGGGCCGGTACCACGCCAAGATCCTCGCCGACCACAACGCCGTCCGCACGGGACGCCTCAAGGGCGAGGATGCCCAGCATCACATCGGAGTCGTAGCGCACATACGCGCCGTCATCCGCCTTATGCCCGGACGGAATCCACCACAGGCGGAACAGACCGAGAATATGGTCGATACGCACTGCACCGGCATGGGTGAACATGTTGTGCACCATATCGCGGTAGACCTTGTAGCCAGTGCGATCCAAATAGATCGGGTTCAGCGGAGGCTGGCTCCAATCCTGCCCCTGCTGGTTGAACATGTCCGGCGGCGCGCCGACGGTAGCGCCCTTGGCGAAGCGCTCCGGGCACCACCAGACCTCGGAGCTGAGCGGATGGACGCCGACCGCCATGTCGGCCATGACACCGATACGCATGCCGGCGTTGCGGGCATTGCGCTGGGCGCGGTCAAGCTGCTCGGTGGCGATCCATTCCAGCCAGCGGTAGAAGTTCAACGTGTCGGGGAACTGCTCGCGCAGCGCCTGCACTTCAGGGGATTCCTTCGTATAGCGATGAATCCAGTTGGTGGCGACGTCTTCGGCGGAGCCCCACTTGTCGTAGCATAGGCACCATGTGGCGTAGGCCTCGAGATCCTCGCCGGACTTGGCGCAGAAGTCTGCGAACTCACGCTGCCTTGCGGAGGTACGGCCGGCCTTGAAGATAATCCACAACGCCTGCATCTTCGCGTGCCACATGACATCGCGGTCGATCTTTTCGGCCTTGTTGTTGAGCGGTTCGATGGATTCGAACAGCTTGCGGATCTCGTCAAGGCTTTCAGCACCCAGCAAACGGTATTCCTCGATTGCCTCCGGACGAATATAGGTGAAGTTCACCAAGCTGCGGGATACCGGCAGGTACGGGGACGGCGTCAGCGGAGAGACCGGTTCTGCGGCATGCACAGGGTTGATCAGGGTGAAGTCGGCGCCGGTCTTGCGCTTGGCTTCAATCAGCAGGTTGGACAGATCCTCGAAATCGCCCACGCCCCAGGACTTGGAGGAACGCAGCGAATACAACTGGGCCATCCAGCCCCACAGGTGGCCGTGCTTCATCTCGTCGAGCAGCTCGACCTTGGCGGGGGCGCTGATCAGCGTGGCGTCCTCGGTGCGATCGCCCACCGTGACGTGCAGCGTATGGTAGCCTTCCGGAAGATCTGCAGGAACGACAACGGATGCAGTGACGACGAACCGATCATCCACCGTATGGGCAATGGATCCGTCGCCGGCGTCGGGAAGAATCACGCCCCTGTACGGCTCGCCGTTCTCAAGGGTGATGGTGGCGCTTGGCACATCGGTCACGCCGACATTCACCAGCACATGGCTTTCGGAACCGACATTATGCAGGACGGTGGGTGCCACCAGTCTGCCGTACCGTTCGTTCAGAATCTGCTTGGTGGACTGCCTGATAGCCGCGTCGCTTGAAGCGTCAATGCCCAAAGCTCCCAACACCGCGACCAGAACATCATCTTTGATTTCGTGGTAGTCGCGGCTCATGCCAACATAACTGGTGACAATTCCTGCCAACTTCGCCAACTGGATTAGCGGTCGAGCTAGACGCTCTTCGCTTTCGGTTCTCTCGCTCATAATCTCTTAGTGTAACGGCTTAGCTGAGACATATCGAGCTATTTTCCGCGTTCCTTGCGACGTTTTTCGACGGCATGACGAACTTCCGGCGAAGGATCGTTTTCCAACTTAGCTAACGTTTGCAAAGAAACGTTGGGATTTAGCGCCACGGCACGACGCACCATGGACGACAACACCTTTGGCGCATCCGGTTCGAGTTCCGTTCCCAGCGTAGCGAGAAAGTCCAGAATCCGAGCATCGCTGCTTTCGCTTTGCGCTCCCTCAAGTCGCATCTTCCACGACGTCTTCGGATTACGCAACGCCGCGTCGCGCACCTCAAGATCCGGATCCTTGGTCAATCTGCCGACCAGCCAGTTCTTATCGTCGGTATTGCCAGCCACGGCCTTGCGCACCGAAGCCTGAGGATCCTTGGCGAGCTTCACCAGCACATTCGGGAACGGCATCGATTCAGCCAGAAACACTCGATCTTCCAACGGCGTATTCGGATTGCCGCCCACTGCCTCAAGCAGTGCCGTGGCACGCGAAAACGCCGCCTGATCGTCACGGTCCGGCAACGGTCGACGCGCGAATTCGGAAAGTTCCGTGGCATCGGCGCTATGGCGCAAACGCTCATAGGTAGCGGTCAGCGGCTCAAAATTCTCGGTGGTTGTTTCGTCAGTCACGCCTTCCCAGTGTAGACCAGAGCCGACAGCTGCGAATCGATTCACGCCGGGCACAGGCGCAGGCGAATAACACCAGGCGGTTTTAGGCCGTACCGACCACGACGCAGCACTAGCGGCTGGCGATGGCGCGGTTCACCGTATCGATGGGTTCGGGGCTGATGGTGGCGTTGAACGTCTCCCTCACGCGATCCTCGAAGGACGAGGCGTTGCCCAACGGCAACGTGGCGGTCAGCGTGATATCGGCGGCGTACGTTTCATCCGACTGCACGCCGTCGACTCCGGCGAGCAATTGCTGGAACCTCGCCAACTGCGGATACTCCAAAGTCACCAAATACCGCTGGCAGGGCACGATATCCGCGCCCTGCGCCGCCTTGACGGCAATCGATGCGCCCGTGGAATATGCGCGGATCAGACCACCGGAGCCCAGCAGAATACCGCCGAAATACCGGGTGACGGCAACCACGCAATCGGTAAGACCATTGGCGCGCAGCACGTCAAGGATCGGCTTGCCCGCCGTACCCGACGGTTCGCCGTCATCGCTCATACGCTCCGACACACGGCCGTCCGAACCGCCCACCACGGCGGCATACGCCACATGACGGGCCTTGGGGTGCCGATCACGAATCGTGCCGACAAAGGCGATCGCCTCATCCAGACTGTCGACATGCGCGGCATCGCCTATGAATTCGGATTTCTTCTCCACAAAGGCGTCGTGCGCCGGCGCGTCAACCGGGTTGAGAATGGTTCGCATAAGCTTCGGGCTCTCTTTCCTTACCAGCCAGCCGTGTGAATCCGAATACCGTCACTCATGCACGACGACATTGCATTCGCCGCCGGTGAGAAACGCGCGTACGCATTCGACCATCTGACGGGTGAGCTCCCTGAACGCGCCGTCGGTACGCCAACCGACATGCGGCGTGAGCACAATGCCGGGAATCTGGCAGATGGCGTCGCCGGACTTCAACGGCTCATGGTCGAACACGTCAAGACCGGCCGGAATATCGCCACGCTGCAGGCGCGCAAGCAGCGCCCCCGGCTCGATGACCTCGCTGCGCGCGGTGTTGATGAACAACGTGCCCGGGCGCAAATGCTCAAGATGCTCCGCGGTGATGATGCCGCGCGTGACACCATCGATAAGCGGCAGATGTACGGAGACGACATCGCTGGACGCGATAAGCTCATTCATATCCGCGACAGGCTCGGCGCCACACCGCTCGAACAGCGCTTCGGGAACATGCGAACTCCAGGCGCCAACCTCCATGCCGAACGCCTTGGCAATCGAAGCGACTGTCGAACCGATGCCGCCCAGGCCGATGATGCCGAGACGACGTCCGGCCAACTGCAGACCATCGCCGCCCTTCCACGCCCAATTACCGGCCTTGACGTCCTTATCAAGCTCGCCCACATGGCGAATCAGCTCGAACATCAGCGCAAACGCATGCTCGGCGACGGCATGGTCGCCATAATGCTCGGCATTGCACACGCGCACGCCGAATTCACGAGCCAAGTCCAGATCCACATAGCTCGCCACCCCCGTACCGCAGAACACGATGCACCTGACATGCCCCTCATCGGCGCCGTTTGGGCCATGGCCTGTAATACGACGCAGCAGATCGTCGCTGATATGGTAGCCGCCGACCAGCAGCACATCCGCATCGCGCAAGCGGCTTGCGATCGCATCCTCGTCGGACGTGAACTCTTCGAACATGCGCACACGGGCGATATCGTGCAACTGCGGAAACTGCAATCGAATCGGCTCGACCATCGAATCGAGTACGGACGGCATTACCACCAATGGCAGGTCGGTACGCTCGGCCTGCGTTTCATACACTTGCGTCATACCAGCCACACTACGAGCATCGGACGTCAATTGCCCGCCTGCCTGGCCTGCTGCTCGGCGGTAAGATTCCATTCACGCACCACATTCGTGTCGGCGCCCATGCTGTAAATCACCTTCGAGATGCGTTGCCGTTGCGTCTCATCCTCGCTCTCGCTCCAACAGGTCCCATCGGGATGGTCGGAGGATATCGGACACCACCGGTACTCCCCTTGGCGCATATTCGCAGTCGGCAGCCAGTCGATGCGATTCACCCGCCAAGACCCGGCCACGCCTTTCTTACCGGCGAACTGAATGCGGGCGGTCACCCCCTGATTGTTCGTCTCATTACCGGGAATATACGACGTGACCGTCACCGCGTTGCCCACACCATAGATGATCCACGTGTTGTTATATTTCTCGATCGGCTGGGCACAATGGCAGCCGGCGCCATAGATCACGTCGAACGCTCCGGTATCCGCCAGCTCATGCGCTTCGGAAACCTGCCACGAATCGGCGTAATCGAGATATTCCTGCACCGAATGCATAGCTATGGCCACCACATCGGCCCCCTGCTCGCGCGCCTTCTTGGCCTTGGCGACCGCCTTCTGAATATCGCTGTCGTGATGAGGGTCGCCGCTTTCGCGCAACCGATCGACCTGCCAGTCCTGATCGGCGGTCATGCCGTTGAGCGACACGGTTCCGGTGACGAGACCCAGCTTGCCGCCACCCGTAGGCGATGTGAGCACCAGAGGCTGAAGCGAGTCCGCCTCGGTCTTATACGATCCCGTCTGCGCTATGCCATCGGCCTCCAACGTGTCCCACAGGCGGGCGATGCCCTCCGACCCCTGGTCCCAGGAATGGTTGGTGGCATGAGTGCACGCCTGATAGCCGACATGCTTGGCGGCATCGGCCACTTCGGGCGGAATATTGAAAATCGGATACGCACTGTACGGGCCGCCGCGCTGCGCGATGGGCGTCTCGAACTCGCAGACGGCGATGTCGGACGCCTGGATGTACTTCTTCATCGGCTCGAGCAGCGGGTCGAAGTTGAATGCGGTGCCGTCCGTCGCAGAGGTGTCGGGCCCGGCGAAATGCTCCCACAGCCCTTCGTGGAACAGCAAATCGCCATTGACCAGCATGGAGATGCAGTCCGTGTCTGGGCAATCCGGCGAATTGCCGTGATGCTTCGCAACGGTTGTTGCGGAATCGGCATTCGACGCCGACGATTTGGATTTCGTCGTATTCGATGAGACCGCGGCGTTACCTGCCTGCGCGGCCCGTTTGCCATGCGTTGTCGCCGCATGCCATATGCCGACCGCGAGCGCCACGGCCAATGCCAATGCCACAATGGCCGCAACGATCATCGGCATGGGTGAGCGTTTCGCCGCATGCTGTCCGTGATAGTGTTCCCCGCTGTCTTGCATCATTGCAATCCCTTCGTTCCTGTGTTCTTCTCGTCACATGTCTCTACGAATAAGGGTAGCCGAGCCCGACGGATATTCGAAGCGTCGCTCGACACGCCAGCAGGACTGCGAAATATGAGGAATTTCCCCGATTTGCGATATTTCGGCGGGTTGACTTGCGTACGTGGTGTAAAGTAACGTGATGTTGCGTCGTAATGACGCACCGGAGTGATGCCTGAGTGGCCGAAAGGGGCACCCTGCTAAGGTGTTAGCTGCGTTAGCGGCTCGGGGGTTCGAATCCCCCTCACTCCGCGGATAGGGTTTCCGAAGCGATTCGGGAACCCTTTTTTCGTGCCGAAACGTTCATGGTGGAACCGTTTCGTCAGTCGTTGCGCACGTACATTGCACTTCCACCGCCGACGACCAGTCGATCCGTGCCCACAGTGGGGTCGGCGCTGGCGGCATACGGCACAGCACCCCGCCAGGTAACCGGCCGACCGCACCGCAACGGAACGACACTCGAACAAGTGTTCGACAATCCGCGCCACGGCCCGTACCATGAAGATATGAGCACTGCACCAAGGTTGGCGGCGGCCAAACGCGACTGGGGCCATGACGAGTCCGGATGCACCGTGCTGCATATCGACATGGATGCGTTCTACGCCTCGCTGGAAGTGGCACGCCAGCCAGAACTGAAGGGCAAACCCGTCGTGATCGGTACCGGCCCGCGATCCGTGGTATCCGCAGCAAACTACGAGGCGCGCAGATACGGCATCAATTCGGCCATGCCATCGGCACGCGCACGGCAGCTCTGCCCCAATGCGGTGTTCCTGCCGGTCGACATACGGTACTACCGCAAAGTCTCCCAATCGATCATGCGCGATGTGTTCCTCACCGTCACCGACCGCTTCGAACAGGTTTCCGTGGACGAAGGATATATGGATGTTTCCGGCGCACTGCTGCGCTGGGGCAAGCCCAGCGCCATCGGCGCATGGATCCGGCATGAAGTGGAACGCCGGTTCCACGTAACCTGCTCGGTGGGCATCGCAGCCAACAAGCTGGTGGCGAAAATCGCATCCACGAATGCCAAACCCAACGGCATGCTGCTCATCCCCAGCAGCCGGTCGGCGGAGTTCGTGCAGATGATGCCGTTGCGCAGCATTCCCGGAATCGGCCCAAAACTCGAGCAACGACTGAACACGTGGGGTATCGCATCCGTAGCCGATCTGAGCCAGCTCAGCATGGAACAGCTCACCCAGGCCACAGGCTCGCCTGCCAACGCACGGCACCTGTGGATGGCGTCACGCGGCATGGACGATCGCATTGTCACGCCGACGCATGTGGAAAAATCCATCGGCTCCGAGGAAACGCTGTTGGAGGACACCACCGATCAGCGAATCGCCTGCCAGCAGCTGCGCGAATCCTGCAACACCATCGCCAGATCATTACGCAACCGTGGTTTCATGGCCCGCACCGTAACCGTAAAACTCCGTTTCACGGATTTACGATACCGCACTCGGTCATGCACCCTCGGCCAGCCGGCTGACGCGGCAAGCACGCTGTACCCAACATGCGTCACACTGCTGCACGCCATGCTCGACATGCGCGGCGACGACGCCACACAGCCGCTACCCAGACCCGTGCGA comes from the Bifidobacterium angulatum DSM 20098 = JCM 7096 genome and includes:
- a CDS encoding CapA family protein, encoding MMQDSGEHYHGQHAAKRSPMPMIVAAIVALALAVALAVGIWHAATTHGKRAAQAGNAAVSSNTTKSKSSASNADSATTVAKHHGNSPDCPDTDCISMLVNGDLLFHEGLWEHFAGPDTSATDGTAFNFDPLLEPMKKYIQASDIAVCEFETPIAQRGGPYSAYPIFNIPPEVADAAKHVGYQACTHATNHSWDQGSEGIARLWDTLEADGIAQTGSYKTEADSLQPLVLTSPTGGGKLGLVTGTVSLNGMTADQDWQVDRLRESGDPHHDSDIQKAVAKAKKAREQGADVVAIAMHSVQEYLDYADSWQVSEAHELADTGAFDVIYGAGCHCAQPIEKYNNTWIIYGVGNAVTVTSYIPGNETNNQGVTARIQFAGKKGVAGSWRVNRIDWLPTANMRQGEYRWCPISSDHPDGTCWSESEDETQRQRISKVIYSMGADTNVVREWNLTAEQQARQAGN
- a CDS encoding D-2-hydroxyacid dehydrogenase family protein; its protein translation is MTQVYETQAERTDLPLVVMPSVLDSMVEPIRLQFPQLHDIARVRMFEEFTSDEDAIASRLRDADVLLVGGYHISDDLLRRITGHGPNGADEGHVRCIVFCGTGVASYVDLDLAREFGVRVCNAEHYGDHAVAEHAFALMFELIRHVGELDKDVKAGNWAWKGGDGLQLAGRRLGIIGLGGIGSTVASIAKAFGMEVGAWSSHVPEALFERCGAEPVADMNELIASSDVVSVHLPLIDGVTRGIITAEHLEHLRPGTLFINTARSEVIEPGALLARLQRGDIPAGLDVFDHEPLKSGDAICQIPGIVLTPHVGWRTDGAFRELTRQMVECVRAFLTGGECNVVVHE
- the dinB gene encoding DNA polymerase IV — protein: MSTAPRLAAAKRDWGHDESGCTVLHIDMDAFYASLEVARQPELKGKPVVIGTGPRSVVSAANYEARRYGINSAMPSARARQLCPNAVFLPVDIRYYRKVSQSIMRDVFLTVTDRFEQVSVDEGYMDVSGALLRWGKPSAIGAWIRHEVERRFHVTCSVGIAANKLVAKIASTNAKPNGMLLIPSSRSAEFVQMMPLRSIPGIGPKLEQRLNTWGIASVADLSQLSMEQLTQATGSPANARHLWMASRGMDDRIVTPTHVEKSIGSEETLLEDTTDQRIACQQLRESCNTIARSLRNRGFMARTVTVKLRFTDLRYRTRSCTLGQPADAASTLYPTCVTLLHAMLDMRGDDATQPLPRPVRLIGVSVSGLTEANNTAIQPSLDDLLEEHGRTDETTTSNRLRAAEAALDAVRSKYGNQAANLGI
- the rpsI gene encoding 30S ribosomal protein S9; translation: MAENTNNSAVQETEEELTSYTTETNAGAGTGTSAIEPGYGTGRRKEAVARVRLVPGTGKWTINGRTLEEYFPSKLLQREVNSPIVLLKLEGKFDAIVLVDGGGTTGQAGAIRLGVARALNAIDRDANRATLKKAGFLTRDARVVERKKAGLHKARRAPQFSKR
- the malQ gene encoding 4-alpha-glucanotransferase produces the protein MSERTESEERLARPLIQLAKLAGIVTSYVGMSRDYHEIKDDVLVAVLGALGIDASSDAAIRQSTKQILNERYGRLVAPTVLHNVGSESHVLVNVGVTDVPSATITLENGEPYRGVILPDAGDGSIAHTVDDRFVVTASVVVPADLPEGYHTLHVTVGDRTEDATLISAPAKVELLDEMKHGHLWGWMAQLYSLRSSKSWGVGDFEDLSNLLIEAKRKTGADFTLINPVHAAEPVSPLTPSPYLPVSRSLVNFTYIRPEAIEEYRLLGAESLDEIRKLFESIEPLNNKAEKIDRDVMWHAKMQALWIIFKAGRTSARQREFADFCAKSGEDLEAYATWCLCYDKWGSAEDVATNWIHRYTKESPEVQALREQFPDTLNFYRWLEWIATEQLDRAQRNARNAGMRIGVMADMAVGVHPLSSEVWWCPERFAKGATVGAPPDMFNQQGQDWSQPPLNPIYLDRTGYKVYRDMVHNMFTHAGAVRIDHILGLFRLWWIPSGHKADDGAYVRYDSDVMLGILALEASRADGVVVGEDLGVVPAHVASSLSSHGLLGCAVEWFEQFDGTFRSPADWREYALASVNTHDLPPAAGYLELEHVKLRERLGLLEGPKEDFERSAMAEQNAMITMLLNNGYIDKEIADHREEHEKDIIAAQYRALNGSPCKLLAASITDAVGEKRTQNQPGTNNEYPNWRVPLADAEGNTVLLDTMFDRADVKELAAIMRNEK
- a CDS encoding IMPACT family protein translates to MRTILNPVDAPAHDAFVEKKSEFIGDAAHVDSLDEAIAFVGTIRDRHPKARHVAYAAVVGGSDGRVSERMSDDGEPSGTAGKPILDVLRANGLTDCVVAVTRYFGGILLGSGGLIRAYSTGASIAVKAAQGADIVPCQRYLVTLEYPQLARFQQLLAGVDGVQSDETYAADITLTATLPLGNASSFEDRVRETFNATISPEPIDTVNRAIASR
- the rplM gene encoding 50S ribosomal protein L13; this translates as MKTFTPKPADLSHEWYIVDATDVVLGRLSSQVATLLRGKNKPTYAPHADSGNHVIVINAAKVALTGNKLGKELYKHSGRPGGLRRDTYAQLLENNPERIITSAVKGMLPKNKLAKVQLGRLHVFAGEEHPHTPQKPQVFEIAQVSQQAK